One Flavobacterium sp. 90 DNA segment encodes these proteins:
- a CDS encoding phosphoribosyltransferase family protein, protein MFKYLINLFFPKVCAGCHTVLVTNETVLCTSCRHEMPLTQYHLDDKNEAVKKFYGKIEIEHASALLYFNKKGIVQELIHNLKYKGHEEIGFVLGNWYVEDLKELNLETPFDFVVPVPLHPKKLKERGYNQVTTFGKTLSEGLNIPYNDSTLYRKIYSKTQSKKNLAGRSDNIENIFDVISTEEYQNKHFLIVDDVLTTGATLEACSRALLKIPGTKISIVCMAIANS, encoded by the coding sequence GTGTTTAAATATCTTATCAACCTGTTTTTTCCTAAAGTTTGCGCCGGATGTCATACCGTTTTGGTTACTAACGAAACTGTTTTATGCACAAGTTGTCGGCATGAAATGCCTCTTACTCAATATCATTTGGATGATAAAAATGAAGCAGTCAAAAAGTTTTATGGCAAAATTGAGATCGAACACGCATCGGCACTTTTGTATTTTAATAAAAAAGGAATCGTTCAGGAACTCATTCACAATTTAAAATACAAAGGTCATGAAGAGATTGGTTTTGTTTTAGGAAATTGGTATGTCGAAGATTTAAAAGAATTGAATTTAGAAACTCCTTTTGATTTTGTGGTTCCTGTTCCGCTTCATCCAAAAAAACTAAAAGAAAGAGGTTATAATCAGGTTACTACTTTTGGAAAAACTTTAAGCGAAGGATTGAATATTCCGTATAACGATTCGACTTTATATCGAAAAATATATTCTAAAACGCAATCAAAAAAGAATCTCGCCGGAAGATCTGATAATATCGAAAATATCTTTGATGTTATTTCTACAGAAGAATATCAAAACAAACATTTCTTAATTGTCGATGATGTTTTAACAACGGGCGCAACACTTGAAGCTTGCTCACGTGCTTTATTAAAAATTCCGGGAACAAAA
- a CDS encoding glycine--tRNA ligase: MAKQEDLFKNVVSHAKEYGFIFPSSEVYDGLSAVYDYAQNGVELKKNIREYWWKSMVQMNENIVGLDAAILMHPTTWKASGHVDAFNDPLIDNKDSKKRYRADVLVEEYAEKLNVKAKTEIEKARVRFGDAFNEEEFVTTNARVVGYLSKNKEILARLAKGMTDDLQDVKALIEELEIADPETGSKNWTDVKQFNLMFGTKLGASAESAMDLYLRPETAQGIFVNFLNVQKSGRMKVPFGIAQTGKAFRNEIVARQFIFRMREFEQMEMQFFVRPGEEMKWYHHWKETRLNWHLSLGLGKENYRFHDHEKLAHYANAAADIEFNFPFGFKELEGIHSRTDFDLKAHEQYSGRKLQYFDPELNENYVPYVVETSVGLDRMFLAVFATSLQEETLEDGSTRTVLKLPSVLAPTKAAILPLVKKDGLPDIARKIIDDLKWDFTVAYDEKDAVGRRYRRQDALGTPFCITVDHQTIEDETVTIRHRDTMKQDRVKISELKDIIENEVSMKNWLMKM, from the coding sequence ATGGCAAAACAAGAAGATTTATTTAAGAATGTGGTTTCGCACGCAAAAGAGTACGGATTTATTTTTCCGTCAAGCGAAGTATACGATGGATTAAGTGCAGTCTATGATTATGCACAAAATGGTGTCGAGTTAAAAAAGAATATCCGTGAATATTGGTGGAAATCAATGGTTCAGATGAATGAGAATATTGTCGGCCTTGATGCTGCAATATTAATGCATCCAACGACTTGGAAAGCTTCAGGCCACGTTGATGCTTTCAATGATCCGTTAATTGACAATAAAGATTCGAAAAAAAGATATAGAGCTGACGTTTTAGTAGAAGAATATGCTGAAAAGCTAAATGTAAAAGCTAAAACAGAAATTGAAAAAGCCAGAGTTCGTTTTGGTGACGCTTTTAATGAAGAAGAATTTGTTACGACAAATGCTCGCGTGGTAGGATATCTTTCAAAAAACAAAGAAATTTTAGCAAGACTTGCAAAAGGTATGACTGATGATCTTCAGGATGTAAAAGCTTTAATCGAAGAATTAGAAATTGCTGATCCTGAAACCGGTTCAAAAAACTGGACAGATGTTAAGCAATTCAACTTAATGTTCGGAACTAAACTTGGAGCTTCTGCAGAGTCTGCAATGGATTTATATTTACGTCCGGAAACGGCTCAGGGTATTTTTGTGAACTTTTTAAACGTTCAGAAATCTGGTCGTATGAAAGTTCCTTTTGGAATTGCTCAAACCGGTAAAGCGTTCAGAAATGAGATTGTTGCAAGACAATTCATCTTTCGTATGCGTGAATTCGAACAAATGGAAATGCAATTTTTCGTTCGTCCGGGTGAAGAAATGAAATGGTATCACCATTGGAAAGAAACTCGTTTAAACTGGCACTTGTCTTTAGGATTAGGAAAAGAAAATTACCGTTTTCACGATCACGAAAAATTAGCGCACTATGCAAATGCTGCGGCTGATATTGAGTTTAATTTCCCTTTTGGTTTCAAAGAATTAGAAGGTATTCACTCAAGAACAGATTTCGATTTAAAAGCACACGAACAATATTCAGGTAGAAAATTACAGTATTTTGATCCGGAATTGAATGAAAACTATGTGCCATATGTAGTAGAAACTTCAGTTGGTTTAGATCGTATGTTCCTGGCTGTTTTTGCTACATCATTGCAAGAAGAAACTCTTGAAGATGGTTCTACAAGAACAGTTCTTAAATTACCTTCGGTTTTAGCGCCAACAAAAGCAGCTATTTTACCATTGGTTAAAAAAGATGGATTACCAGATATCGCCAGAAAAATCATTGATGATTTAAAATGGGATTTTACAGTAGCCTATGATGAAAAAGATGCTGTAGGACGTCGTTATAGAAGACAAGATGCTCTTGGAACTCCGTTTTGTATTACAGTAGATCATCAAACTATCGAAGACGAAACAGTAACAATTCGTCATAGAGATACAATGAAACAAGATCGTGTGAAAATTTCTGAATTGAAAGACATTATTGAAAACGAGGTTTCTATGAAAAACTGGTTGATGAAAATGTAA
- a CDS encoding LytTR family transcriptional regulator DNA-binding domain-containing protein, which produces MKEQHKPILKKYSYIIIDDDTESILKTRTIAEGFSELVFVASTTNYQEGLNLVLEHKPSIVFLEIDPKDLSSNLSLAFINELHRFLSILPKIIVTTFTKEWAFDAIQYGVFDYILKPIITIDVLKSILKLNKEVVEVNTVSASQEISTSIIPAEKTSKIVENSLLICVKSYGDYRYISASDISYFQADNNSTDIYLNSGEMITAFKTLKHFESVLEYPFIRIHNSYIINRNYIARIHNGNSICYIKNSSKKIPFSKTYKSNVDLIIADFAAGNYLEV; this is translated from the coding sequence ATGAAAGAACAACATAAACCAATATTGAAAAAGTATTCGTATATTATAATTGACGATGATACAGAGAGTATTTTGAAAACCCGAACAATTGCAGAAGGTTTTTCAGAATTGGTTTTTGTGGCTTCGACAACGAATTATCAAGAAGGTTTAAATTTAGTTTTAGAGCATAAACCTTCAATTGTTTTTCTGGAAATTGATCCCAAAGATTTATCCAGTAATTTGTCGTTGGCTTTTATCAATGAGTTACATCGGTTTTTATCAATTTTACCTAAGATAATTGTTACAACTTTTACAAAAGAATGGGCTTTTGACGCCATTCAATATGGTGTTTTTGATTACATTTTAAAACCGATAATAACAATTGATGTATTAAAAAGTATTCTGAAATTAAACAAGGAAGTTGTTGAGGTCAATACAGTTAGTGCTTCCCAAGAAATTTCAACTTCAATAATTCCCGCTGAAAAAACTTCTAAAATTGTTGAAAACTCTTTATTAATATGTGTAAAATCTTACGGTGATTATCGCTACATTAGTGCATCAGATATCTCCTATTTTCAAGCTGATAATAATTCGACTGATATTTACCTAAATTCGGGCGAAATGATAACAGCTTTTAAAACGTTGAAGCATTTTGAGAGTGTTTTAGAGTATCCATTTATCCGAATTCATAATAGCTATATTATTAATCGAAATTATATTGCCAGAATTCATAACGGAAACTCAATTTGTTACATAAAAAATTCTTCGAAAAAGATTCCTTTTTCGAAAACGTATAAATCAAATGTTGATTTAATTATTGCCGATTTTGCAGCAGGAAATTATTTAGAAGTCTAA
- a CDS encoding ATP-binding protein, protein MKKYSQILLFLVLVLFGCTDKRTKDENENPSKDSLSTYFSLANDVNLPFHYKQKYNQKALDIVIGEENDSLNRVNFFKIANRYYNMGDWKSYQKISKLILERAISAKDSSSIAKAYTYLGDYYQSESVSDSAYLNYFRAEKIYLGINDDVNLVKTFIAKADLQLREGDFFESEITVFKALKILKKKKNVNKDLYECYNLLGIIYNEREEYDKALEYHNKALLLLDDKSNLEEFQQKAISLNNIGYVYLNMHNFNQAKKNFKRGLEQKDLFNGNTVLYAMLLDNLAYSKFKSKEFAELPSQFFKALKIRDSLKLESGIILNKIHLSEYYAFQRDTFRAIQYSKQALVLSKKLNTIRNILESLKQIAVVDPDNASVYSKDYIHYNEKLQKAERRMGEKFSRIEYETNEIKDQNSNLQEKNKTLVYVFSICTLLGLFFYVYKTQQAKNRELLFKQQQQIANEDIYNLMISQQNDIEMTRIKEKKKVAQELHDGVLGRMFGVRISLDSLNKLDEAHAAPKRKKYLAELKHIEEDIREISHDLNREKSELINNFVAILNKLFENQQNTYMSRLITSFDSHIKWELVGNTVKINLYRIIQEALQNCNKYAKASTIEVEFKSEINHLILSISDDGIGFNTKRTKNGIGLHNIQYRAAECKGTVTIKSAKGEGTILLIKVPIDQKINLQNNDS, encoded by the coding sequence TTGAAAAAATATTCTCAGATATTATTGTTTTTAGTTCTTGTCCTGTTTGGCTGTACCGATAAAAGAACGAAAGATGAAAATGAAAATCCTTCAAAAGACAGTCTCTCCACTTATTTCTCATTGGCAAATGATGTTAATTTGCCTTTTCATTATAAACAAAAGTACAATCAGAAAGCATTGGATATTGTTATTGGTGAGGAAAATGATTCTTTAAATAGAGTTAACTTTTTTAAAATTGCCAATCGCTATTATAACATGGGCGATTGGAAATCCTATCAAAAAATATCGAAGCTGATTCTCGAAAGAGCAATAAGCGCTAAAGATTCGTCTAGTATTGCTAAAGCATATACTTATTTGGGAGATTATTATCAGTCAGAATCAGTTTCGGACAGTGCTTACTTGAATTATTTTAGAGCAGAAAAAATATATTTAGGAATTAATGATGATGTTAATTTGGTAAAAACTTTTATTGCCAAAGCAGATTTGCAGTTACGTGAAGGTGATTTTTTTGAAAGTGAAATAACTGTATTTAAGGCACTTAAAATTCTTAAAAAGAAGAAAAATGTAAATAAGGATCTTTATGAGTGTTATAATTTATTGGGAATTATATACAACGAACGGGAGGAATATGATAAAGCATTGGAATATCATAACAAAGCATTATTGTTACTTGACGATAAATCAAATTTAGAAGAGTTTCAGCAAAAGGCAATTTCACTGAATAATATCGGGTATGTTTATTTAAACATGCACAATTTTAATCAGGCAAAGAAAAATTTTAAAAGAGGTCTTGAACAAAAAGATTTATTCAACGGAAACACAGTTCTTTATGCTATGCTTTTAGACAATTTAGCATACTCCAAGTTTAAATCTAAGGAATTTGCCGAATTGCCATCACAATTTTTTAAAGCTTTGAAGATTAGGGATAGTTTAAAATTGGAATCTGGAATTATATTAAATAAAATTCATTTGTCTGAGTATTATGCCTTTCAAAGAGATACTTTCAGGGCAATTCAGTATTCGAAGCAAGCATTGGTTTTATCCAAAAAATTAAATACAATAAGAAATATATTAGAATCGCTTAAACAAATTGCTGTTGTTGATCCTGATAATGCTTCGGTTTATTCTAAAGATTATATTCATTATAATGAAAAATTACAGAAAGCAGAACGCAGAATGGGAGAGAAATTCTCTCGTATTGAATACGAAACCAACGAAATAAAGGATCAAAACTCAAACCTACAAGAGAAAAATAAGACTCTGGTTTACGTTTTTAGTATTTGTACATTATTGGGTTTATTTTTCTATGTTTACAAAACGCAACAAGCCAAAAATAGAGAGTTACTTTTTAAGCAGCAGCAGCAAATTGCAAATGAAGATATTTATAATTTGATGATTTCGCAGCAAAATGATATTGAGATGACTCGTATCAAAGAAAAGAAAAAAGTTGCTCAGGAATTGCACGACGGCGTTTTGGGCAGAATGTTTGGTGTCAGAATAAGTTTGGACAGTTTAAATAAATTAGATGAAGCTCATGCAGCGCCAAAAAGAAAGAAATATTTGGCGGAACTTAAACATATTGAGGAAGATATACGTGAAATTTCGCATGATTTAAATCGTGAAAAATCGGAATTAATTAATAATTTTGTTGCGATTTTGAACAAATTGTTTGAAAATCAACAAAATACTTATATGTCAAGATTGATTACTTCGTTTGATTCTCATATTAAGTGGGAATTAGTAGGTAATACGGTCAAAATCAATTTGTATCGAATCATTCAGGAAGCACTTCAGAATTGTAATAAATACGCAAAAGCAAGTACAATTGAAGTGGAATTTAAGAGCGAAATCAATCATTTGATTCTTTCGATTTCTGATGATGGAATTGGTTTTAATACCAAAAGAACCAAGAACGGAATAGGATTGCACAATATTCAATACAGAGCAGCAGAATGTAAGGGTACAGTTACGATAAAATCTGCCAAAGGAGAAGGAACAATTCTTCTAATTAAAGTCCCAATTGATCAAAAAATAAACCTACAAAATAATGACAGTTGA
- a CDS encoding response regulator, producing MTVDLTAPFSQLTKRNILIVDDHPFIIEGYKNAITRYNPKEYEFLISQAYDCKSAYDLLQDVETPNFDIAFLDISMPSYEEKDIFSGEDLAKLIIKKMPNCKIILLTMYTELLKIKTIIRTINPNGLIIKNDLTFDELLFAFDKVMKNDKYYSQSVVKMVNQSPHNSIEIDQFDKQILFHLSKGTEHHTMPQYIPISLNAIEKRKINLKELLKIKTGSDDELVKEAKSKGLF from the coding sequence ATGACAGTTGACCTAACAGCCCCGTTTTCGCAACTTACTAAGCGAAACATTTTAATAGTTGACGACCATCCTTTTATTATCGAAGGATATAAGAATGCTATCACAAGATACAATCCTAAGGAATATGAATTTCTGATCTCTCAGGCATACGATTGCAAATCGGCTTATGATTTATTGCAAGACGTTGAAACCCCAAATTTCGACATCGCATTTTTAGACATAAGCATGCCTTCGTATGAAGAAAAGGATATTTTTTCTGGTGAAGATCTGGCAAAATTGATCATAAAAAAGATGCCCAATTGCAAGATCATTTTGCTGACAATGTACACTGAATTATTAAAAATCAAAACAATCATAAGAACAATCAATCCAAATGGGTTAATTATAAAAAATGATTTAACATTTGATGAATTACTTTTCGCATTTGATAAAGTAATGAAGAATGACAAATATTACAGCCAGTCTGTAGTAAAAATGGTCAACCAATCTCCTCATAATTCAATAGAAATTGACCAGTTTGACAAGCAAATTTTATTTCATTTGTCAAAAGGAACAGAACATCATACAATGCCGCAATATATTCCGATTTCATTAAACGCAATCGAAAAACGGAAAATCAATCTCAAAGAATTGCTTAAAATAAAAACCGGTTCAGATGATGAATTGGTTAAAGAAGCTAAAAGCAAAGGACTTTTCTAA
- the thiL gene encoding thiamine-phosphate kinase, whose amino-acid sequence MIEDKNPQRTSIAQLGEFGLIEHLTKNFDVTQESTLKSIGDDAAVLDFKDKKVVVSTDLLIEGVHFDLAYMPLKHLGYKAVVVNVSDICAMNAKPTQITVSVAVSNRFPLEALEELFEGITHASKEYKVDVIGGDTTSSQKGLIISITAIGEANEEEIVYRNGAKKTDLLVVTGDIGAAYMGLQVLEREKQVFQVNPNSQPDLDMYSYLIERQLKPEARKDVRTLLHALEIKPTSMIDISDGLSSEIIHLCKQSKVGCNLYEDKLPLDPQFISTCEEFNIDSTTVAINGGEDYELLFTIDINDFDKIKGNPNFSIIGHMADESEGINLVTRANTQIPLKARGWDALSE is encoded by the coding sequence ATGATCGAAGATAAAAATCCGCAACGTACAAGTATAGCGCAATTGGGCGAGTTTGGCTTAATTGAACATTTAACCAAAAATTTTGATGTTACGCAGGAATCTACTTTAAAAAGTATTGGTGATGACGCGGCAGTTCTTGATTTTAAAGATAAAAAAGTAGTTGTCTCTACAGATTTACTGATTGAAGGTGTACATTTTGATTTGGCTTATATGCCTTTAAAACACTTAGGATATAAGGCTGTTGTTGTAAATGTATCTGATATTTGCGCAATGAATGCCAAACCAACGCAAATAACGGTTTCTGTGGCTGTTTCTAATCGTTTTCCTCTAGAAGCCTTAGAAGAATTATTTGAGGGAATTACACACGCTTCAAAAGAGTATAAAGTTGATGTAATTGGTGGCGATACAACCTCATCTCAAAAAGGATTAATTATTAGCATTACTGCAATTGGTGAAGCTAACGAAGAGGAGATTGTTTACAGAAATGGCGCTAAAAAAACCGATTTGCTTGTTGTAACCGGTGATATTGGTGCTGCATATATGGGATTACAGGTTTTGGAACGCGAAAAGCAAGTTTTTCAGGTGAATCCAAATAGTCAGCCTGACCTTGATATGTACAGTTATTTGATTGAACGTCAGTTAAAACCTGAGGCGAGAAAAGATGTGCGCACTTTATTGCACGCTCTTGAAATTAAACCAACATCAATGATTGATATTTCGGACGGATTATCTTCTGAAATTATTCATTTGTGTAAACAATCAAAAGTGGGTTGTAATTTATATGAAGATAAACTTCCGTTAGATCCTCAGTTTATTTCGACTTGTGAAGAGTTTAATATTGATAGTACAACTGTAGCAATTAATGGCGGAGAAGATTATGAATTACTTTTTACTATTGACATCAACGATTTTGATAAAATAAAGGGAAATCCAAATTTCTCAATCATTGGTCATATGGCAGACGAAAGCGAAGGAATAAATCTGGTTACACGTGCAAATACCCAAATTCCGTTGAAAGCTCGTGGCTGGGATGCTTTGAGTGAATAA
- a CDS encoding DinB family protein — protein MKTLAAQVITPEDLLIHWQGHRALTRRVIELFPEKDFFEFSIGGMRTFAKLTDELLAIAVPGLKGIVNKEVKPFSEKASEELIFKAQYLEKWDEATEEINKYWEKLSIEDFNENFNLFGQYEFPVIQNILYFVDNEVHHRGQGYVYLRALGIDPPFFWERQ, from the coding sequence ATGAAAACATTAGCTGCACAAGTAATTACTCCTGAAGATTTATTAATACACTGGCAAGGACACCGCGCTTTAACCCGTCGCGTAATTGAATTGTTTCCTGAAAAAGATTTTTTCGAATTCTCGATAGGAGGAATGCGAACTTTCGCAAAACTAACAGATGAGCTTTTGGCAATCGCTGTTCCGGGACTTAAAGGAATTGTAAATAAAGAAGTGAAACCATTTAGCGAGAAAGCATCAGAAGAATTGATTTTTAAAGCGCAATATCTTGAAAAATGGGATGAAGCAACCGAAGAAATAAATAAGTATTGGGAAAAATTATCTATTGAAGATTTCAATGAAAACTTTAATCTTTTTGGTCAGTACGAATTTCCAGTTATTCAAAATATTTTGTATTTTGTTGACAATGAGGTTCATCACCGCGGACAAGGATATGTATATCTAAGAGCTTTAGGAATTGATCCTCCTTTTTTCTGGGAAAGACAGTAA
- a CDS encoding DinB family protein, with the protein MSLRKIMANYAAYNLWVNQQFVNWLTTKSDELLHKDVPSSYSSIIKTLNHIWETEQYWFSIITETALPERNENVDLDKNEIFEGLLNTSAKLSEFISSLSDEQLYKAVKIENPWFQCELPISDYLLQVVNHGTYHRGQIVTIGRNIGITDASNTDYNFYNVIKNQ; encoded by the coding sequence ATGAGTTTAAGAAAAATAATGGCAAATTATGCTGCCTACAATTTATGGGTAAATCAACAATTTGTGAATTGGCTAACGACAAAATCTGATGAGTTGTTGCACAAAGATGTTCCTTCGAGTTATTCGAGCATTATTAAAACACTTAACCATATTTGGGAAACAGAGCAATATTGGTTTTCTATAATAACCGAAACTGCTTTGCCCGAAAGGAATGAAAATGTTGATTTAGATAAGAATGAAATATTTGAAGGTTTATTAAATACGTCTGCTAAATTATCGGAGTTCATTTCATCATTATCAGACGAACAATTATACAAAGCGGTTAAAATCGAGAATCCGTGGTTTCAATGTGAGTTGCCAATTTCTGATTATTTATTACAAGTAGTAAATCATGGCACTTATCATAGAGGACAAATTGTAACCATTGGAAGAAATATTGGTATAACCGACGCTTCAAACACGGATTATAATTTTTATAATGTCATAAAAAACCAGTAA
- a CDS encoding YafY family protein, translated as MLDETPKRFDRIVAILIQLQSKKIVKAQELADRFDCSLRTIYRDIRTLEASGVPIYSEAGVGYALMDGYRLPPVMFTREEVSSFIAAEKLMQKFTDPSLGSHYASAMYKLKSVLRGTDKDWLSNIESKVLMQTQEPLFHDSSPNTLAVLFESIAEKKQILLSYKTIEAEQASNRNIEPVGVFHDHNNWYFLGYCHLRQDYRQFRTDRIQGIQKTDLEFTIEHDSLETYLVKSETIPTTKVKILVSKKILTHLRYEQKYHGYVSEREIDGQIEMTFMSRNVHDHFSRWLLMFGDYATIIEPESLKTRILELIESYKKRLV; from the coding sequence ATGCTCGACGAAACCCCAAAACGATTTGATAGGATTGTAGCTATCCTGATTCAATTACAATCCAAAAAAATTGTAAAAGCTCAGGAATTGGCGGATCGTTTTGACTGTAGTCTGAGAACCATTTATAGAGACATTCGAACTCTTGAAGCATCAGGAGTTCCTATTTATAGTGAGGCGGGAGTTGGTTATGCCTTAATGGATGGCTATCGATTACCTCCTGTAATGTTTACACGCGAGGAAGTAAGCAGTTTTATTGCGGCAGAAAAACTAATGCAAAAATTTACAGATCCTTCTCTTGGATCTCATTATGCATCGGCGATGTATAAACTGAAATCGGTTTTGAGAGGTACTGACAAAGATTGGCTTTCGAATATTGAATCTAAAGTTTTAATGCAAACGCAAGAACCTTTATTTCATGATAGTTCGCCTAATACTTTGGCTGTTTTATTCGAAAGTATTGCTGAGAAAAAACAGATTCTTCTTTCTTATAAAACTATCGAAGCTGAGCAGGCAAGTAATAGAAACATTGAACCTGTTGGTGTTTTTCACGATCACAACAATTGGTATTTTTTGGGCTATTGCCATCTTCGACAAGATTATAGGCAATTTAGAACAGACAGAATCCAGGGAATTCAGAAAACCGATCTGGAATTTACGATTGAACACGATTCTTTAGAAACTTATTTGGTTAAATCAGAAACTATTCCAACAACTAAAGTTAAAATTTTAGTTTCGAAAAAAATCCTAACTCACCTTCGTTATGAACAAAAATATCATGGTTATGTTTCTGAAAGAGAAATTGATGGACAGATCGAAATGACCTTTATGTCACGTAATGTTCATGATCACTTTTCTCGCTGGCTTTTGATGTTTGGTGATTATGCTACAATTATAGAACCTGAAAGTCTTAAAACCAGAATATTGGAATTAATAGAATCTTATAAAAAAAGACTAGTATAA
- a CDS encoding outer membrane beta-barrel protein: protein MKTKFFIIVSILTFSFVNAQQQEVDSEMNSAKGITFQKGDMFLEGSIKITTGGKNDYYGFSPKFGYLLNDKFAVGAKIDYSSNKEEATGIKTNVFGVGAFARYYFLELDKKRFKAYAEAGLGYGRNKTETPLAGSDTNNSLTADINVGLNYFVTKNIAVTFVLANVLAYNSVSPENGPSSDTFQLNINLFENIFDQPQFGVLYRF from the coding sequence ATGAAAACTAAATTTTTTATTATTGTATCAATATTGACTTTTTCATTTGTAAATGCACAACAACAAGAAGTTGATTCTGAAATGAACTCCGCAAAAGGTATTACTTTTCAAAAAGGCGATATGTTTCTTGAAGGTTCCATTAAAATCACCACCGGAGGCAAAAATGATTATTACGGATTCAGCCCAAAATTTGGTTACTTATTGAATGATAAATTTGCGGTTGGAGCAAAAATAGATTATTCCAGCAATAAAGAAGAAGCAACAGGTATTAAAACCAATGTATTTGGAGTTGGCGCCTTTGCACGTTACTATTTTTTGGAATTGGATAAAAAACGTTTTAAAGCTTACGCAGAAGCAGGATTAGGTTACGGAAGAAACAAAACCGAAACACCGCTTGCTGGCAGCGACACTAATAACAGTTTAACTGCTGATATTAATGTGGGATTAAATTACTTTGTTACCAAAAATATCGCAGTAACTTTTGTTCTTGCAAATGTTTTGGCTTACAATAGTGTTTCTCCTGAAAATGGTCCATCATCTGATACTTTTCAATTAAATATTAACTTATTTGAAAATATTTTCGATCAGCCGCAATTTGGAGTTTTGTATAGATTCTAA
- a CDS encoding outer membrane beta-barrel protein, translating into MKLKITTVLALFVFAFGNAQQQQIEQELSSSKGVQFEKGDMFIEGSITINTGGTSDYYGFSPKFGYLINDKIAVGAKLNYSSDKVEIGDKKTDIFSVGVFARHYFLQLDSKRLKAYGEVGLGYGSNKTKTYGVSDTSNSITADINVGLNYFFTKKIAATFTLANILSYNSVSPENGPSSNTFKLNINLFENIFNQPQFGLLYKF; encoded by the coding sequence ATGAAATTAAAAATTACAACCGTTTTAGCATTATTTGTTTTTGCATTTGGTAACGCGCAACAACAACAAATTGAACAAGAATTAAGTTCATCAAAAGGAGTTCAGTTTGAAAAAGGAGATATGTTTATTGAAGGTTCAATTACAATCAATACAGGAGGCACTTCAGATTATTATGGATTCAGTCCAAAATTTGGATATCTTATAAATGATAAAATTGCAGTTGGAGCAAAATTAAATTACTCCAGCGATAAAGTGGAAATTGGAGATAAAAAAACAGACATCTTCTCAGTTGGAGTATTTGCAAGGCATTATTTTTTACAATTGGACTCAAAACGTCTTAAAGCATATGGCGAGGTAGGATTAGGATATGGAAGCAACAAAACTAAAACTTACGGTGTAAGCGATACAAGTAACAGTATTACTGCTGATATTAATGTAGGTTTAAACTATTTTTTTACAAAAAAAATCGCTGCTACTTTTACTTTAGCAAATATTCTATCTTACAACAGTGTTTCTCCTGAAAATGGACCATCTTCAAATACATTCAAATTAAACATTAATCTGTTCGAGAATATTTTCAATCAGCCACAGTTTGGTTTATTGTATAAATTCTAA